Proteins from a genomic interval of Zingiber officinale cultivar Zhangliang chromosome 1B, Zo_v1.1, whole genome shotgun sequence:
- the LOC122046857 gene encoding pathogenesis-related protein STH-2-like, which yields MVSGSCTDEVTLNVSAPRLWKGAVCEPHILYPKLLPDFFSKAERIGEGIGAVNVFYFAPASNMPLGSFNKNKIVVLDEATYTFKNTATEGGLIGVLLKSLDYESVFVPSGADSCIAKIKMEYETLGDKDLSEEELKPIRDGSIGVLKAVEGYLLANPDVYA from the exons ATGGTGTCTGGTTCCTGCACCGACGAGGTCACCCTCAATGTCTCTGCCCCAAGGCTCTGGAAAGGAGCAGTGTGCGAACCCCACATCTTGTACCCTAAGCTCTTGCCTGATTTTTTCTCGAAAGCTGAGCGTATTGGAGAGGGAATTGGAGCCGTCAATGTTTTCTACTTTGCTCCAG CTTCTAATATGCCACTGGGAAGCTTCAACAAGAACAAAATAGTAGTGTTGGATGAGGCAACTTACACTTTCAAAAATACAGCCACCGAAGGAGGTCTCATAGGCGTGCTACTCAAGTCACTTGATTATGAGTCAGTGTTTGTGCCTTCGGGTGCTGATAGTTGCATTGCAAAGATCAAGATGGAGTATGAAACACTCGGGGACAAGGATCTTAGTGAGGAAGAGCTAAAACCCATTAGAGATGGATCCATCGGAGTCCTCAAAGCTGTCGAAGGATACTTGCTTGCTAATCCTGATGTCTATGCATGA
- the LOC122046866 gene encoding pathogenesis-related protein 1-like isoform X1 — protein sequence MVSGSCTDEVTLNVSAARLWKGAIEEPHILYPKLMPDFFSKAERIGEGVGAINVFYFAPAANLPPGSLNKIKIEVLDEATFTFKNSSVEGGLLGVLVKSQTYESVFVPSGAHSCVAKLKFEYETIGDRDLTEEELKGTRDGSIGVLKATEGYLLANPDVYA from the exons ATGGTTTCCGGTTCCTGCACCGACGAGGTCACTCTCAATGTCTCAGCCGCAAGGCTCTGGAAAGGAGCGATCGAGGAGCCCCATATCTTGTACCCCAAGCTCATGCCTGACTTTTTTTCTAAAGCCGAGCGTATTGGAGAGGGAGTCGGAGCTATTAACGTCTTCTACTTCGCTCCGG CCGCAAATCTGCCACCGGGAAGCCTCAACAAGATCAAGATAGAAGTGCTCGATGAAGCGACATTCACTTTTAAGAATTCATCCGTCGAAGGAGGGCTCCTTGGCGTGCTTGTTAAATCACAAACCTATGAGTCCGTCTTCGTTCCATCTGGTGCTCATAGTTGCGTTGCGAAGCTCAAGTTTGAGTATGAAACAATTGGGGACAGAGATCTCACTGAAGAGGAACTAAAAGGCACCAgagatggatcgatcggagtgcTCAAGGCCACCGAAGGATATCTACTTGCCAATCCTGATGTCTACGCTTAA
- the LOC122006975 gene encoding pathogenesis-related protein STH-2-like: MVSGSRTDEVTLNVSAARLWKGAIEEPHILYPKLMPDFFSKAERIGEGVGAINVFYFAPAANLPPGRLNKNKIEVLDEATFTFKNSSVEGGLLGVLVKSQTYESVFVPSGADSCVAKLKFEYETIGDKDLTEQELKAARDGSIGVLKATEGYLLANPDVYA; the protein is encoded by the exons ATGGTTTCCGGTTCCCGCACAGACGAGGTCACTCTCAATGTCTCAGCCGCAAGGCTCTGGAAAGGAGCGATCGAGGAGCCCCATATCTTGTACCCCAAGCTCATGCCTGACTTTTTTTCTAAAGCCGAGCGTATTGGAGAGGGAGTCGGAGCTATTAACGTCTTCTACTTCGCTCCGG CCGCAAATCTGCCACCGGGACGCCTCAACAAGAACAAGATAGAAGTGCTCGATGAAGCCACATTCACTTTTAAGAATTCATCCGTCGAAGGAGGGCTCCTTGGCGTGCTTGTTAAATCACAAACCTATGAGTCCGTCTTCGTTCCATCGGGTGCTGATAGTTGCGTTGCCAAGCTCAAGTTTGAGTATGAAACAATTGGGGACAAAGATCTCACTGAACAGGAACTAAAAGCCGCCAGAGATGGATCCATCGGAGTGCTCAAGGCCACCGAAGGGTATCTACTTGCCAATCCTGATGTCTACGCTTAA